In Paenibacillus sp. FSL R7-0345, a single window of DNA contains:
- a CDS encoding pseudouridine synthase, with product MSAPGNAGKKQRIDKVLSHMGVGSRSDIRKQAKQGLITVNGAVVKDSGFHVDPYQDTIEVAGEIVRYREFIYLMMNKPAGVLSATEDKRDRTVLDLLKPQHALFEPFPVGRLDKDTVGLLLLTNDGKLAHELLSPRKHVPKTYEATVEGDVDAADVEAFAKGVELEDGYVTLPAQLSILSRERGSKTISYISLTITEGKFHQVKRMFIAVGKKVTFLKRVSMGELKLDESLPLGSCRELTHAELALLTGGAETSAD from the coding sequence ATGAGCGCACCAGGAAATGCCGGAAAAAAGCAGCGCATTGATAAAGTGCTGTCCCATATGGGCGTCGGTTCACGCAGCGATATCCGCAAGCAGGCCAAACAGGGCCTTATCACTGTAAATGGAGCCGTGGTTAAAGATAGCGGTTTTCATGTTGATCCCTACCAGGATACCATTGAGGTGGCCGGTGAGATTGTCCGCTACCGGGAATTTATTTATCTGATGATGAACAAGCCCGCAGGTGTCCTGTCAGCAACCGAGGATAAACGGGACCGGACGGTACTGGATTTACTGAAGCCCCAGCATGCCCTGTTCGAGCCTTTTCCGGTCGGCAGGCTGGATAAGGATACGGTTGGGCTCCTGCTGCTTACGAATGACGGCAAGCTGGCCCATGAGCTGCTCTCCCCCCGCAAGCATGTGCCTAAGACCTATGAGGCTACAGTAGAGGGGGATGTGGATGCTGCGGATGTGGAGGCTTTTGCCAAAGGGGTTGAGCTGGAGGACGGTTACGTGACCCTGCCCGCACAGCTGAGCATTCTTAGCCGCGAGCGCGGAAGCAAGACCATCTCGTACATTTCGCTGACGATTACGGAAGGCAAGTTCCATCAGGTAAAACGGATGTTTATCGCTGTCGGCAAAAAAGTGACGTTTCTGAAGCGGGTCTCGATGGGTGAGCTGAAGCTGGATGAGAGCCTGCCGCTGGGCTCCTGCCGGGAGCTGACCCATGCTGAGCTTGCATTGTTAACCGGCGGGGCGGAAACGTCCGCAGATTGA